In the Sorghum bicolor cultivar BTx623 chromosome 4, Sorghum_bicolor_NCBIv3, whole genome shotgun sequence genome, CTGCTTCAAGTTCCACATATACATTCACTGTCCATGTCATATCTACCAATAGCCTCGAAACATGTTAGAGGTGCTCACAGAGGTAACACTACCTTCGTCTGACAAAAGTCTAAAGTAACCATGGAGAAGCGTGTTGGAGGCTAGATGAGAAATGACCACGGGAACACACCAAGCATAGAACGTACCTGTTATTCAAAAATATGTGGGCTAAGCTCAGTAATCATTGTAGAGAACTCACATGCTACGTTGCTGCCGCGTTGGGGATCTAAAGACCTCAGCATGTTTACACCTACCTGTAGATTGTACTCTACTTTTTGGATGAAGCCAACACCCTTGTTATCTTGCGTTGCTACTGTCCTAAGCTCCCACCAAAAACTAGTCATTATACATTTGGTGGGGCTTTCTGTGGGGTCAAGAAAAAGTATGGTAACCACCTGAGGATAGGGTTGTTGTCCGATGGCTGATCCAACAACTAAATTTGAACATAAACTACTTGTTTACTTAATAGATCAACCGCATATCTCCAATAATCTCCCACAGACACTGAACAATTCAGTGAGTGCTTGAGCTCTCTAGAAAAATTGCGGAGAGAAAACTTGGCATGACTAAGTTGCTTTAATGTAGAAAATATGTTTGAGCCTTTTTTTTCAAATCCCTAAAGGTTGTGGCTCAAGTCGATCTGATCTCAAATTTATTTTCGACCCACAACAATTGGTAGGTCAGACAAGGACAGTGGCGATGCCAGAAGCTTTTAGAAGCTTGAAAATTACAAAATTCTACATCAATATAAAGAAAATTTTCTTTTAAATTTTGACGACTTTGATCCAACATGGTAGGTCCTGGTAAATTAGGTTCAAATTGAGTTAAAGCGTAAGTAGATATGGTGTTTTTCTGATCCACTAACATTTGTGTATCCAAAtctaagggcactcccaatgcagaaactatcatagtttttatagacattaattatggagacacctaagcattttgctgatgcgGCAAGGtaattattgaagagagagtaaaaatcatagaaactaggtctaagttagaaatcatgtctacacgagatccaaaacatgaagtgatatgattagttgagaatggagagagaatgaatgtgattggataaaaaattattgtatagaaactatatcATAGTTTTTATACATCGTGTCTATAGAAATCAATATGTATAGAAACATTGGGGTGCCAAAAAAACCTTCAATGAAAACTTTTGCTTTCTACATTTTTCTTATAAAATAAACTGAATTATACGAGAATTTTTATATAATTCTCGTGAAAATTCACGCGTTCCTATCTCCCGTTCGGCACGACAGCGTCTCTCCCTTTTCCCGTCCCGTGCTCTCTCGCGTGCCCCCCCGGCATATTCCCTCTCTCGCGTGCGTAAccaggcggccgccgccgccgcgccgccctgCGTCAGGTGTCTAGATCTCCATCGGGACCTTCTCTGGCGACGAGCGCCCACCAGGTACCCCCACCCCTCATCTTCCGTTCCCGCTGTTTGAAACGGAGCACCCAAACCAAGCCCAAGCTATCTGTATTCGGATCTGATCTAATCCAGTTACATGTGTAGTATAATGTATTATACCTATACGTACAAACTTTTTTGTTTCGGAAAATTTTGCGTGTACATATCCTTTACTAGGTCCGCCCCTGTGCGAAATCGAgcacccaaaccctaacttGGAGCTATTTGTAATTTAGACATACATGTATTGTGTCTATTAACTTCGATATATATGTTCTTTGCTTTGTTGAGCTAGCTttaatggatttcattgttACAGTGAGATGTCGGAATACCAGAACGTTGTTGGGGGGAGGCTGAAGCTGAAGGGTAAAGCGCTGGATGTGAAGGAAGGTGCagtgaagaaaaagaaaaagaagaagtatCAGCGCGAGGAGTCGTCCCAGAGTGGGCACGAGCACAATGAGCTCCACAAAGGTTTTTCTCATTACTACACTGGCCAATTTCAAACTTAAGCATCTACTGTTCAATTTCTGCACAACTGGATGTGTTGATAAGCATTACTATGTTTAAAATTAAGCATCTGCTCTTCAATTTCTGCACAACTGGATGTGTTGATAAGCATCACTATGTTTGTTAGAGGTGGTGCCCATCAACTGCCTGGTTGTGTGCATGATACCTTCTGACAATTTTTGGGTTTCCATGCACTGAATAATCAATTTGGCTTTGTTTTCTTACATAATTGTTGATAATTACCTCTGTTTAGGTTCCCTCTACTTGTTATATATGTCCGAGCCATAAAAAATAGGAGGTAGGTTTCTAATGCTTCTAACAAAATTTTtgctgcattttttttttctgtgtaTGTGTATGTTTGATGCTCATCTTATCTGTATTTGGATATACTGGTTTGTAGTTTATACAATCGCTTTTTTGTGTATTCATGTCTTGATAAAGAATCTTGGAGGCATCACTAGAGGGATTTGCCATTTAGTTTGTGCTGACAAGTGTTATTAGTGGCTATGTGAACTGTTTGCAGAACAAATAAAGAACCCCAGTCCTATGACCTCAGACACTCGGTTGTTGGTTGTCACTTGCACCTGCAATGACAATGTATTTGTTTGGAAACTTGGATTAGTTTAGTGTTATATCAGGATAGGATATGTCGATATGATAGTTTTCTCATGTTATTTGTGGATCAGTCTTTACTAAAATACTCTACAGAGCTCAGTTCATTTCTACAATAACTTGTTTAATACATTGTCTCACCTTTTGTGTTTGTGTAACTGGACTCCATGAATCTAAACGTTTTCGGCTGGCTACACTCGCTTAATATCCAATTCAATGGTTATTTTCTTCAGGGGGAAGCTCTGAATTACCAACTGATCCCAACAACGAGCTGATTGAAGCTGACAAGATCGGAGATGAAGGGAATCCACATCCTGACTATGATCATCTCACACCTGCAGAGCGACGCTACATAGAACAAAAGCAGAAGATTGACATGCAGAAGCTGGCCAAAGTTGCCAACAAGTCGCACAGGGACCGCATCCAGGACTTCAACCAGTACCTGGCAAACCTCAGCGAGCACTACGACATCCCCAAAGTTGGCCCTGGTTAACATATACGCACAAACAATTGTATGCTCGGTCTATCCAGCTTTATGTTGGCATGTTATGTATTATTTTATGTGTTGTAAAACAACCTGTTGCTACTATGAGACAAATTTCAAAAACATGTTAATAAGTATTTTGATCGTGTGTTTAAGCTATTTTTTGGTTGCCCCTTTTAGTTGCAATCGTTTAATTCAAAATGTGATCAGCTTTTGATCATTCCAGGGAACTCATTTTCTTTCAATACAATGGCAGAGCTAAACAACAAATTATACACAAATTGGTGCACATAAGTCAGATCAACATGACCTCATGTCAAGATAAAGCAGGAGTCATACAAATTGTTACACAGTACTTAAAAAttactctctccattccaaattataagtcatttcaagaatcttggagtcaaaacatcttaagttCGATCAAATATGTATGAtaggataataacatttatgatgtcaactaagggggtgtttgggactgctccacaaactctgctccataaactccaccatggagcagctccaaaaaaactggagtttgtagagtacctctttaggcgctctcacaactccaccattttttctcgaactgagtgcgtggagctgaaaccgtttggctaaaaaacgtggagcagagctgaaaaacgtggagcggagcAGTTCCAAACATCCTCTAAAGTATCATATGTTCTTCATtacttatatttttatagtaaagctttatgattttttctataatttttgtcaaacttgagatgctccaagatgacttataatttaggatagagTAGGAAGTAACTTCTGATGCATCAACAAGTTTTGCCAAATCAAGGCCCACTTGAAGCAATCTGAATCAAATTGAATTGATTGACGTTTGATACAAAGATAAGCAGCAATACATCATAATTTGGTGACGTCAGTGCTGTGCTCATGCAGAACAAGCAACAAACCGACACAAAAATTATTCCTTTAGTCTGCTGCAAAAACTGTCATCAATTCCCAAATAAGTATCAGATACAGTATGATTTAATTGTTCACTAGTAGCTTAGTTCCTTTTTTTGAAATCTGCAAACAAATCTATTCGCTATATCATACCCAAAAACAAATCTGCTTCTTCCCATTCACCCCCTGCTTTCTCGTCCTAGAAGGTTGAGTGCAGCTTCATGACGTTGCTGTTCTCCAGTGGAGCTTCTTCCTCTAGATCGAGATTCGTGAACAAAATCCTCCTACCTCCCATAACCAATCTGGCAAGGTGCTCCTCTTCCTGATCAAATCATAAGGAGATGGGTGAGTCAGAGTTGAGTAGTGGTTTGGAAGTAAAAGTGAAACGATACAATGAATGAGGTGGTGTCATGGTGATGAGGTTTTCACCATGGCCATCGACTCCCAATCGCGAGATCACTTGGCAGTCACTCACCAGCAGCTTGCCCTGCTTCCTTTTTCCCACTCCGTGCAGTGCCACCAGTGCGCGCATGTGGCTGCGGAAATGGCACCACTGCATTTTGTGTCCTTTCTTCATGCTCACCATCTCTGCAAATGCTCTCGTGTAGCACATGCCTGCTTGGCATGCCTCATCCTCCTTTTTTATAAGAAACGGAACACATTAAATTAAGAAATTTTAACACTTAGGAGAGTTATGGTCTCCAAGATTACAGGTCTAAGGCTGTCCAGTACAGGCCATGAGCCTCTGTGAGGGGGGTTCGAGCATACAAACTGAGAAGAAGCTCTAGCTTGTGTTGCAAGAGAATTAGCTGTTAAGTTTTGTGATCTGTGGACCTTGAAGATCTTGTGCTGTTAGTCATTCTAAGGGAATGTCCTGGTCCGAGACTCTGATGTGGAGATGGTGGTGAGGGAGAAGGAAAGCCAAGCTTTGGGGGAAACTGTAGGGACCAATGGTGATGAAGGAGAAGAAAATGGCAAAGCTCAGTCGAAGCTGATGCCTTGTAATCACACCCACAGAGGAGATAGAGCGGATGAAATTTGCAGAAGAATAGACTGACAGAGAACACAAGGAAGCAGATATTTGGGAGGCCAAATGGAGTCCAAATTTATTTTTGCTTTATTTTTACTGTTGCTGACTAGTCTGACATGTCAGCTAAAACAGGTGACATGGCCCCCGCATCACCCGGTCGCCGAGTGGTGAAAATGCCCACTAAACCAGATAAAAGATGAAAGTGAATGATTTTAAAAAGTTCGAGGTTATCGAATGTCTGGCATGGGAGGGATTTTTATATAAGGATATTGGATTG is a window encoding:
- the LOC8077704 gene encoding protein FAM32A-like, whose translation is MSEYQNVVGGRLKLKGKALDVKEGAVKKKKKKKYQREESSQSGHEHNELHKGGSSELPTDPNNELIEADKIGDEGNPHPDYDHLTPAERRYIEQKQKIDMQKLAKVANKSHRDRIQDFNQYLANLSEHYDIPKVGPG